The Henckelia pumila isolate YLH828 chromosome 2, ASM3356847v2, whole genome shotgun sequence genome includes a window with the following:
- the LOC140879202 gene encoding glutamate receptor 2.8-like, with the protein MGVGINRTFQVGVILDFDSLVGRIGLTSLSLAMTDFYATNPNYTTRLVLHLRDSKRQVIDAAANALSLLKDVEVDAIIGPQNSAQASFVIGLGDKANVSIISFSATSPSLHPRSEYFLQTCLSDAAQVGAIAAIVGNFKWYQVVLIYEDSDYGNGIVSYLANAFQDVNARVSYRSVIPLTSNDDFLLQELYKMKTMQTRVFVVHLSTPLASKLFFKAKEAGMMGEGYAWIVTSGVMDLFYSLDSHVVDSMQGILGVKPLIPTSRKLDSLAKRWKRKFLMDNPDSLQVELSLYSLWAYDTFWGLAIAAERVGVRELPSLQLNTTSVNSSANLFDTKVSQTGPKILEAMSRVTFQGFSGKFRLVGQQLEPSAFQILNVDGEGEREVGIRTSSEGISSRRNLNGTNSSNQKLIGVMFPGYPKDAPRGWEVPVSGKRLRVGVPAASGFKEFVEVERDPETNVTKFDGCYIRIFNAVMKDLPYAVAYDYFPFAKPDGSSAGNYDNLTYQVDLGNYDAVVGDITITSKRSQYVDFTQPFTGGGVTITVKREDPNSKWIFLKPFSRDLWLTSIALFFLPGLALWILEHKFNHAYRGHPAQHAGMIFYFPFTSLVFAPREQIVSNLARFVLVVWMFVVLVLYSTFTASLLATLTVQKLSHDNYEIIQLKKDKDHVGCRNGSFICDFLQEHLKFNQSIIRPCETVEQCAQALHKGNEKGGINSVRPYTDLFLSIYGDDFTTVGQIFPTDGFAFGFPKGSPLVADVSRKIIDLMGNGKITELEKQCTAYDSSDLPKNTQLTLESFTVLYAITGGFTTLCLAIFVTTYLYKNRDFVQRIWCSSNTVWSKFVAICKHFDERDPKSFRGREEWGNVSPNLRPTSTVVPVSSEDKIDGM; encoded by the exons ATGGGAGTCGGTATTAATAGAACATTTCAAGTTGGTGTCATTCTTGATTTCGATTCTTTGGTGGGGCGTATAGGCCTCACCAGCTTATCTTTGGCGATGACCGATTTCTATGCAACGAACCCCAATTATACTACTAGACTTGTTCTGCATCTAAGGGATTCAAAGAGGCAAGTCATCGATGCTGCAGCCAACG CTCTGAGTTTATTGAAGGATGTTGAAGTGGACGCAATCATTGGTCCCCAAAATTCTGCACAAGCAAGCTTTGTGATTGGTCTCGGAGATAAAGCAAACGTTTCAATAATCAGTTTCTCTGCTACAAGTCCTTCTCTCCATCCAAGATCTGAATATTTTCTACAAACATGCCTGAGTGACGCAGCTCAAGTAGGTGCTATTGCTGCCATCGTTGGAAATTTTAAATGGTATCAAGTTGTTCTTATATACGAAGATTCAGATTATGGTAATGGCATAGTTTCCTATTTGGCTAATGCATTTCAAGATGTCAATGCTCGAGTTTCGTACAGAAGCGTCATTCCCCTGACATCAAATGATGATTTTCTTCTGCAAGAGTTATATAAGATGAAAACTATGCAAACAAGGGTATTTGTGGTGCACCTTTCAACTCCTCTGGCTTCTAAGCTATTCTTCAAAGCAAAAGAAGCAGGAATGATGGGTGAAGGCTATGCATGGATTGTAACAAGTGGGGTGATGGACTTATTTTACTCTCTAGATTCTCATGTTGTGGATTCTATGCAAGGCATTCTTGGAGTGAAGCCTTTGATTCCAACATCTAGAAAACTAGATTCTTTGGCTAAAAGGTGGAAACGGAAGTTCCTTATGGATAATCCCGATTCTTTACAAGTTGAGCTAAGCCTTTATAGTTTGTGGGCTTATGATACCTTTTGGGGATTGGCTATTGCTGCTGAAAGAGTTGGTGTTAGGGAACTACCTTCCTTGCAGCTCAACACAACTAGTGTTAATAGTTCAGCGAACTTATTCGACACTAAAGTATCACAAACAGGTCCCAAAATTCTTGAAGCCATGTCCAGAGTTACATTTCAAGGCTTCAGTGGGAAGTTCCGTCTCGTCGGACAACAACTAGAGCCATCAGCCTTCCAAATACTGAATGTAGATGGAGAAGGGGAGAGAGAGGTAGGAATACGGACATCTTCTGAAGGAATCTCAAGTAGAAGAAACCTGAATGGGACCAATTCTTCTAACCAGAAACTGATAGGAGTTATGTTTCCTGGATATCCTAAGGATGCACCACGCGGATGGGAAGTTCCCGTCAGTGGTAAGAGGCTTCGAGTTGGAGTCCCGGCAGCCTCTGGTTTTAAGGAATTTGTTGAAGTGGAAAGAGACCCTGAAACAAATGTTACAAAATTTGATGGATGCTATATAAGAATATTTAATGCTGTTATGAAAGATTTGCCATATGCTGTGGCATACGACTATTTTCCATTTGCAAAACCCGATGGTTCAAGTGCGGGAAACTACGATAATCTCACATATCAAGTTGATCTTGGG AACTATGATGCAGTTGTTGGTGACATCACGATCACGTCCAAGCGCTCACAATATGTGGACTTCACTCAGCCATTTACAGGTGGAGGAGTTACCATTACTGTCAAACGTGAGGACCCCAATAGCAAATGGATTTTCTTGAAGCCCTTTAGTAGAGATCTCTGGCTAACTTCTATAGCACTTTTCTTTTTACCTGGTTTGGCCCTTTGGATTCTTGAACATAAGTTTAACCATGCTTACAGAGGCCACCCTGCCCAACACGCCGGCATGATTTTCTACTTTCCTTTCACGTCATTGGTATTTGCACCCCGCGAACAAATCGTGAGCAATTTAGCTCGATTTGTTTTGGTTGTGTGGATGTTTGTAGTGCTCGTACTGTATTCCACCTTTACGGCAAGCCTTTTAGCGACACTGACGGTTCAAAAGCTTTCACATGATAATTATGAGATA ATACAactgaagaaagataaagaccATGTTGGATGTCGCAATGGCTCTTTCATTTGCGATTTCTTGCAAGAGCACTTAAAATTCAACCAGTCTATAATCAGGCCTTGCGAAACTGTAGAGCAATGTGCACAAGCCTTGCATAAGGGAAACGAAAAAGGAGGCATAAACTCTGTGCGACCATACACGGATCTTTTCTTATCAATCTATGGTGACGACTTCACGACTGTTGGCCAAATCTTTCCAACCGATGGATTTGCCTTTGGTTTCCCAAAAGGCTCACCGTTAGTCGCCGACGTCTCTAGGAAAATAATTGACCTGATGGGAAATGGCAAGATAACTGAACTTGAGAAACAGTGTACCGCATATGATAGCAGTGACCTGCCTAAGAATACTCAATTGACTTTGGAAAGTTTCACAGTACTTTATGCAATCACAGGGGGTTTTACGACACTTTGTCTTGCCATATTTGTTACCACATATCTTTACAAGAACAGAGACTTTGTTCAGAGGATTTGGTGCTCTAGCAATACAGTTTGGTCAAAATTTGTTGCAATTTGCAAGCATTTTGACGAAAGAGATCCTAAATCCTTTAGGGGCAGAGAAGAATGGGGAAATGTATCGCCTAATTTACGTCCCACGAGCACAGTAGTCCCCGTTTCATCAGAGGATAAAATCGATGGAATGTAG